The stretch of DNA ACACAACGCCGAATGATCGCCGACCGAACACGAGCGGAGCGCTGCCGACTAGCGGTAGGCTGGATTGCCCCATGAACCAGCGCCAACCCAGGGTTTGGGCAAATCCAACCGCATTCTGACCCTATAGCTTTTTCGCGACGACTTTCTCGATCTGGGCCGTGAATTTCGCGATGTCGTCGGCCAGGTGCGTATCGCCGGTTACCTTGTCTCTCAGATCGGCCGCCAAGGATGTCACGTCACGCGCTCCGCTCGTGCCCGCAAAGGCCTGCAAGGAAGCAGCCTGGCTCTGGAGCTGGTTGACCAGGCTGCCGACGGAGGACTGGCGAGCGCTCTGATCGCCGGCGCCGCTGGAGGCAAGCGACGTAACCCTCGAGTTGAAGGAGTTGAGCGCTGACAAGGCGGTCGACATGGAGGCGCCCAGGTCGCCAAGGGATTTCACGGCGTCAAGCGTGTCCCTGGTCACGAAGGCGTGATTGGAAGACGTAAAGGCCGTAGGGCCGACCGACGTAGTCGAACCAAACGAGGATGTGGCGATCGGTTCCCACGCGAACGTGGTACTGCTCGTTGACGCTCCCGAAATGGTCAATTCGGCCATGATCGTCCCTGATCTCCTTCGCCGAGCCCGACTTCCCTTCCGCTCCCCTGTTATGAAATTCCGGGAAGCGCTGGCTCGCTTTCTCGACTATACCCTTAGGGAACCCGGGGATCTAGCGCTGGCGGCCGTTATTCACAATGTCGTAACCCTCTGGCAGCCGACCGCGCAACAAATTCATGCATCCTTCACGCATAGCGTGGAGGCCGGCTTCACACTAGCGCGGATTCGAGCTTGGCCAGTGCGCTCGCGACGTGGGCGACGATGGGCTCGAGCATCGTGACCGTCTCGGCGGAGAGCGCGTCGGGCCGCACGCTCCCGAGGATTATCAGGCCGCGCACCTCGCGCCCCGCCATCACGGGGAAGAAGGCGACGCTGCGAAGCCCGAGCCGGAGGCAGTACTGGCCGATCGGGCCGTGGTCGGTCGCCGGGGAGAGCTGCCGGAAAGTGGCTTTCCGGGCCACCAGGGGCTCCTCGGCCAAGGTGCCGTCCCAGGCCGTGCGCCAGCCCCGGCCGAAGGACGCCGGAGACGTACTGAAGACGTCGCGGATGACGATTTCCTTGAGGTTGGCCGGATCCAGCATGAGGACACCCACCTGCTCGAACGGCACGTGCACGAACGTGTGCGAGTGGAACGCCGCCAGGACCTGGCGCGGCGACTCGGCGACCGCCAGGGTCGGCGCGAGATCGGCGATGATGCGCAGCTCCGCGTTGCGCCGCTCCAGGATTTCGGCCTTGGCCGCCAGTTCGTCGGAGATGCGCCGGGTCTCGTCGAAGGCCCGGGCGTTGCGGATGGCCACGGCGCACACTTCCGCCAGCAGAGACAGGCGGCGGACTTCGTCGGGGTGGAAGGCGCGGGCCTCCTTGAAGTAGACCGTGAGCACCCCGAGCGACTCCCCTTCGGCGATGACCGGGCAGGAGAGCAGCGAGCGGAAACCGTCGGCCACGGAGGCCGCGACGTACTCCCGGGGAAGCGTGGAGTCTTCCAGGACGTCCGAGCACGACACCGGGCGCTGCTCGCGGTAGCTCACGGCGGTGAAGAGGCTGGTGTCCAGGGGGATTCCCCGCTCGCCGATGAATTTCACCAGGTCGCCGGTCAGGCCGAGGCTCCCGGCGATCGTCAGCACGTCGCGGTCCGCCGGCTTGACGTAGATCGCGCACTTGTCGGTCCCCAGGGCGTCGGCGCCGACGCGGGCGATCGCCTCGAAGAGGGGCCGCGGCTCGGTGTAGCGGATGAGGCGGTGGACCGCCCGCACGACCATGTCGAGGTCTCGCCGGCGAGCATGCAGATCCTCGGCCAGTTGCAGAGAATCGGCGTTCACTAGAGCCTCCTCGGGGGGGTGCCGGTCTCGAACTCGTACACGTAGCGCGTGATGTCCATGAGGTCTGAGAGCACGTCCTGGGGCTTCGCGGCGTCGAAGAGCATCCGGTACACGCCCTCGGTGATGGGCATGTACACTCCCGACGCCTTTGCCCATTCGAAGACCGTGCGCGTGGTCTTGACGCCCTCGGCGACCTGCCGCATCCCGCCGACGATGGCATCCAGGCGCTCGCCCTTGGCCAGGCGCAGACCGACCTGGTAGTTGCGCGAGAGCGGCGAGAAGCAGGTCGCCATCAGATCGCCGATCCCCGACAGGCCCTGGAACGTCAGCAGTTGCGCACCCTCCGCCACGCCAAGCCGGGCGATCTCGGCCAGGCCGCGGGTGAGCAGCAGCGACATGGTGTTCATGCCGAACCCCAGGCCGGTGGCGATGCCCGACGCGATGGCCATGACGTTCTTGAGCGCGCCGCCTATCTCGGTGCCCACCACGTCGTCGCTGCCGTAGACGCGGAAGCTCTTGCTCCACAGCAAGCGGCGCCCTTCCTCGATGACTTCCTCGAACCGCGAGGCGATCGCGGTGGCCGAAGGGTGGTGCTGCGCCACCTCCTTGGCGAGGTTCGGCCCGGACAGCACGCCGATTTTCCGGGTCGCGGTCTCCTCCCGCAGGATCTGGCTCATGCGCTTGAACGACTCGGGTTCGATGCCCTTCACCGCGTGGATGAGCACGTGCGAGCCGTCGAGGTGGTCGCCCAGCGTGCGCGCCACGTCCCGCAGGCCGTGCGACGGCACGACCATGAAGATCACCTGGCATTCCCGGCCGATGCGCGGCAGGTCGGTCGTGGCCACCACCTGCGGCGCCAGCGCGGATTCGGGCAGGTACTTGGAGTTGCGGTGACTCTCGTTGATCTCCGCGGCGACCTCGGCGTCGCGCAGCCACAGCAGCGTGTCGCGGCCGTTGTCGCCCAGTATCTGTGCGATGGCCGTGCCCCACGACCCGCCGCCCACGACGCCGACGCAGCTACGTGCCATGTGTGCCCGCCTCGACCCGCGACGGCAGCGCCAGTTCGGGCAGAGCCGCCGGGGTGCGCTCCAGGTCGAAGCCGACAAGCCGGTTGTGGTAGTACAGCAGCAGCTTCATGTCGGTGATGCGCAGGCCGCCGCCCTCGCGCACCAGCACCGGGCGCTGGTGGTACATCCCGAAGTACCGCAGCGCGCCCGCGACGATGCCCTCGACCGAGTTCTTGCGGACCTGGCCGCCCAGGAGCACCGCCCCCTGGTCGGCCTTGCGGAGCAACTGCCCGCGCACCAGGTCCACCTCGCGATAGACGGTCTCGAGCGACAGCGGTTCGTCGGCGCGGACGCGCAGGAAGGTGTAGAGATCCAGATCGGGATGCGCCCGCCGGAGGAACCGGAACAGCGCGTAGGCCACCAGGTGCGTGGCGAGCACGACGGTGTAGCGGTGAAATGCCCGGACTATCTCCTGGCCGAGTTCCTTGACGTACTCGGCGTCTCGTTGCGGGGAGGCCGCCACCGCGCCGTCCTTGAGCAGGTAGGTCCGGGTATCCACGGGCCGGCCCCGATCGTCGTAGCTGATGCCCTCGGCGTCCACCCGGTTGCCGAACAGGTCCATCGGCGCCCCGTAGTGGATGACCATCGAGGAATCCAGCGCGAAGGTCTTCTTGGCGTAGTCCCAGATCCGCGAGAGGCGGCTCGATTCGTCGTTCTCGATGATGTAGCGGTGCTGGCCCTCCCGCTTGAGCTGGTCGTCGATGAGCGTCTCGGCTTCGAGCACCAGGTGGTAGTTGAGGGTGCACGGCACGATGTAGATGCCGGGGCTCGTGGCGCCGGCCTGCACGTTCTTGATCCCGGCGGCCAGTCCCGACCCGAGCAGGCCGAGCTTCAGCTTCTTCTCCACGTGGCCGCCGCGGCTGCGCGTGCCGCCCGGGAAGAAGAGGCTGTGGTAGCGCCGTTCCAGCAGTACCTGGGAGTAGGTCTTGAGGACGTCCTTGTAGAGGCCGAATTGCAGGCGCCGATCCACCTTGTAGGCCCCGAGGTTGTGCATGAAGTAGCTGATGATCGGGTTGAAGAAGAGATTCTTGCCAGCGCCGTAGGTGAACGGCGGCAGATCGTTGGCGAGCAACGACCAGCCGATCACGATGCTGTCGAGGTTTGACAGGTGCGTCGGCACGAGGATCAGCGTGCCTTTCGTGCCGAGGGTCCTGACCAGGTCCATTTCCCCCTGCACCAGGATGCGCTCGCGCACCGTCGAGAGGTTGACCAGGCGATGCCAGTTGAGCTGCGGCCGCAGGAGCAGCGACAGGCCGACGGGTACGACCTGGGTCGCGAAGCGGTAGACCTTGGGATCGAAGTTCCCGACGACGTCCGCCGCCAGGCGACCGAGCAGGCGGCGCAACTCGGCCTCTCGCTGATCGGCGGTCATGGTGCCCAGGTGCCGGTACAGGGTCCGCCAGTGCGCCAGTTCGGCCGAGCCGGAATCCTCCAGGCGGGCGATCTCCGAGAACGCGGCGTCGTTGAGCGCCAGCTCCAGGGCCTGCGGCGTGCGCGTGGTGCGCGCGAACTCGCGTTCGACGACCTCGCGCACGATCGCGTCGCGCTCGTCGTTGAACCCGAAGATCTTCCCCTGCACCCCGTCCACTACTTGGCAATATACCTCGCAGGAGGAGTAGTTATTGCTCAGCGGGCGAGCAAAACGGCCGGAGTCCGCTCGAAGAGAGCGTCGCGCAGGGATTGCACGTGGCGATTCTCGTCGTCGCCCACCCGGTCGATCGCCCGCATGATGGCCGGGTCGCCGTTGCATTCGCCGATGGTCCCGAGCAGCGCCCAGTTGCGCTGGCACGTGGTGGCGCAATCGACCAGGGTCTGGAGATCCAGCCACCGGCGCAGTTCGGGATCGGCCCCGGCGTCCACCATGGATGCCTCCAGCGCCCCCAGCAGGGTGCGCACCGAGGCGGTGGCCGGCCCTGGCTCGCCCGCCATCTCCTCGATCAGGTCGCGCACGACACGCGCGTGGTGGCGGCACTCGCTCTCCTGGGTTTCCAGCCGCAACCGCAACGCGTCGTCGGCGGACCGCCCGATCGCCGCGCGGCTCAACGCCGCGGAGGTCTCCTCGCAGGCGAGCAACTCGTTGAGGAACTCGGCCAGAAAGCGCACCTGGATGGTTTCCATTTCCGCTACCCCCTTTTCCACTCCGTTTTTGGATATTACCTGTGCATTAAGACAGATCAAGGTTGGAAGAAACTAAGAAGAGTACGGATGTGGGATGGAATAAGTGCTCTGTAGGTAGTTTTTCGGGAGGACTTAGGGGCAGATGGCGACGGTCAGTGGAGTAGGTCCAGGATTCGGTCCCCTTCCGCCAGGCGGAGCGGGCGCGACGTCGGAGCCCGCCGCCCCTGGTGCGCCGGGCGCCCCGGACGGCGATGCCGCCGCGGGCGGGGATACCTCAACGATCAGCGCGGCCGGGGCCAGCAGCCTCATCGGGGCGGACGGCAAGGTTCGCACCGGGTGGGGCCTCGTGGACGCGCCACCGGTCATGCCGACCGATCCGGGCAAGCTGATCGAGATGAAGAAGTACGGCGACATGGAGGTCCCCAACCCGAAGCCGGACATCGAGGGGCCGCCGGTGCAGAACGCCGAGGTCATCGCGCCGCCGTCTATAGCGCGACCGCCCGAACCGATCAAGCGCAACAAGTTCTCCATCACCACCGGGCCGCCCTACGGGGACCCCTGACTGGAGATGTGCGGTGGGGCCGTCGGCTCCGCCACCGTCAACGGTCCGCAGGGCTCCTTCAAGGTCAAGGAGAACGGCACCTTCAACTTGCTCGAGAGCCGCTGGAGCTCCAACAACCTGCACGTCGAAGGGACGTTCGACAACAACGAGCTGCGCAACGTCAAGATGACGGTCGGCGGCGGTCTCGGCCAGCCAGGCGACATGATCGAGTTCCGCAACGACGGCAAGTTGCTCCTCAATGGCCAGGAGGTCAACGGCGAGGTCACGACCGCCAACGGCACGAAGATCTCGAAGAACGGCGACCAGGTCGTCATCAAGACGCCCGACGGCGATTCGTTCAAGATGTACATCTCGTTCTGCCAGCCGCCGGCGATCAACATGGAGGGCGAAATAGCGCCAAACCGTGCCCAGGGCGACGTCGCCGGCCTGGTCGGAACGTTCGACGATTCGATTCCCGAGGGGCAGTTCCCCGAGGGGCTGGGCGGGACGCGCAACGGCGATCCCAGTACCAAGGCGTTCTGGGCCTCCTGGG from Candidatus Tanganyikabacteria bacterium encodes:
- a CDS encoding GAF domain-containing protein translates to MNADSLQLAEDLHARRRDLDMVVRAVHRLIRYTEPRPLFEAIARVGADALGTDKCAIYVKPADRDVLTIAGSLGLTGDLVKFIGERGIPLDTSLFTAVSYREQRPVSCSDVLEDSTLPREYVAASVADGFRSLLSCPVIAEGESLGVLTVYFKEARAFHPDEVRRLSLLAEVCAVAIRNARAFDETRRISDELAAKAEILERRNAELRIIADLAPTLAVAESPRQVLAAFHSHTFVHVPFEQVGVLMLDPANLKEIVIRDVFSTSPASFGRGWRTAWDGTLAEEPLVARKATFRQLSPATDHGPIGQYCLRLGLRSVAFFPVMAGREVRGLIILGSVRPDALSAETVTMLEPIVAHVASALAKLESALV
- a CDS encoding NAD(P)-dependent glycerol-3-phosphate dehydrogenase codes for the protein MARSCVGVVGGGSWGTAIAQILGDNGRDTLLWLRDAEVAAEINESHRNSKYLPESALAPQVVATTDLPRIGRECQVIFMVVPSHGLRDVARTLGDHLDGSHVLIHAVKGIEPESFKRMSQILREETATRKIGVLSGPNLAKEVAQHHPSATAIASRFEEVIEEGRRLLWSKSFRVYGSDDVVGTEIGGALKNVMAIASGIATGLGFGMNTMSLLLTRGLAEIARLGVAEGAQLLTFQGLSGIGDLMATCFSPLSRNYQVGLRLAKGERLDAIVGGMRQVAEGVKTTRTVFEWAKASGVYMPITEGVYRMLFDAAKPQDVLSDLMDITRYVYEFETGTPPRRL
- a CDS encoding 1-acyl-sn-glycerol-3-phosphate acyltransferase; the protein is MQGKIFGFNDERDAIVREVVEREFARTTRTPQALELALNDAAFSEIARLEDSGSAELAHWRTLYRHLGTMTADQREAELRRLLGRLAADVVGNFDPKVYRFATQVVPVGLSLLLRPQLNWHRLVNLSTVRERILVQGEMDLVRTLGTKGTLILVPTHLSNLDSIVIGWSLLANDLPPFTYGAGKNLFFNPIISYFMHNLGAYKVDRRLQFGLYKDVLKTYSQVLLERRYHSLFFPGGTRSRGGHVEKKLKLGLLGSGLAAGIKNVQAGATSPGIYIVPCTLNYHLVLEAETLIDDQLKREGQHRYIIENDESSRLSRIWDYAKKTFALDSSMVIHYGAPMDLFGNRVDAEGISYDDRGRPVDTRTYLLKDGAVAASPQRDAEYVKELGQEIVRAFHRYTVVLATHLVAYALFRFLRRAHPDLDLYTFLRVRADEPLSLETVYREVDLVRGQLLRKADQGAVLLGGQVRKNSVEGIVAGALRYFGMYHQRPVLVREGGGLRITDMKLLLYYHNRLVGFDLERTPAALPELALPSRVEAGTHGT